A region of the Roseiflexus sp. RS-1 genome:
TCCCTCTATCGATCCCGCCTCTAACCGACCAGTAGCGCCAGCGGCTGTTCGAGCAGTCGTTTGACGTCGTTGAGAAACCGGGCAACTTCGGCGCCATCGGTGACCCGGTGATCCGCCGAGAGGGTCAGCATCATCAGGTGCTTTGCCACAACTTCGTCGCTGTCGTCCTTGAACGCCGGGGTGCGGCGAATGGCGCCGACTGCCAGACTCGCCGCCTGTGGCGGGGTGATGATCGAGGTGAATTCGGGAATGCCGTACATTCCCAGATTGCTGACCGTAAATGTGCCCCCCTGGAGCAGGTCGGGGGTGATCTTCCCCTCGCGCGCCAGCGCAACGATTCGTTTGGTTTCACGCGCGATTGATCCGAGCGACCGATCCTGGCAGTTGGCGACGACCGGCGCCATCAGTCCGCTCTCCAGCGCCACCGCGATGGCGATGTTCACAGTCGGGTGCAGGATGATCCCATCATCGCTGTAGGAAGCGTTCAGGTTCGGGAATGCCAGGAGCGCGACAGCGCATGCCTTGACCACCATATCGTTGACCGAGATCTGATCCTCTCTGGGGCGTCCGGCATTCGCCTGGGCGCGCAGAGCGAGCGCCGCGCCCATATCAACCTCGATCGAGACGAAAATATGGGGGAACTGCTGCCAGCTCTGGATCATCCGGCGCGAAATCGTTTTGCGCATATTGCTCAACGGTACAACGGCGCCCGCTGTGGGTTGCGCCACACTGACCGCTGCGGGAGCGGGCGGGGGTGCGCTGACCGCTGCGGGAGCGGGCGGGGGTGCGCTGACCGCTGCGGGAGCGGGCGGGGGTGCGCTGACCGCTGCGGGAGCGGGCGGGGGTGCGCTGACCGCTGCGGGAGCGGGCGGGGGCGCACTGACCGGCGTGGGGGCGGGTGCACCGCCGCGAGCGCTCAGGTACGCCTCAATATCTTCCTTTACGATTCGCCCTGCCGGACCACTGCCGCGCACCTGGCGAAGGTCGATGCCGTACTCACGCGCCAGCCGACGCGCCAGCGGGGATGCGCGGATGTCACCAATGTCCGCCGGAGGCTCTGCCAGAGGCGCCGGTGTTTCGGGAAGCGGCGCAGGCGGAGGCGACACCTCCGCAGGCGGGGGAACTGCTGGCGCAGCGGCGACCGGTACAGGCGCCTGCGAACCATTC
Encoded here:
- a CDS encoding dihydrolipoamide acetyltransferase family protein translates to MPDITMPKMGFDMQEGTIVRWLKKPGDAVRRGEPIAEIETDKVTIEIEAFESGTLTEIVVQEGQSAPVNAVIARLDGGNGSQAPVPVAAAPAVPPPAEVSPPPAPLPETPAPLAEPPADIGDIRASPLARRLAREYGIDLRQVRGSGPAGRIVKEDIEAYLSARGGAPAPTPVSAPPPAPAAVSAPPPAPAAVSAPPPAPAAVSAPPPAPAAVSAPPPAPAAVSVAQPTAGAVVPLSNMRKTISRRMIQSWQQFPHIFVSIEVDMGAALALRAQANAGRPREDQISVNDMVVKACAVALLAFPNLNASYSDDGIILHPTVNIAIAVALESGLMAPVVANCQDRSLGSIARETKRIVALAREGKITPDLLQGGTFTVSNLGMYGIPEFTSIITPPQAASLAVGAIRRTPAFKDDSDEVVAKHLMMLTLSADHRVTDGAEVARFLNDVKRLLEQPLALLVG